The genomic stretch GAAAATGCTGTGGTGTCTGTAGGATTGAAGCTTTTCTCAAAAGTGACCACAATCGCTGCGCTAGCAAGTTTCTTGCTGCTTACACAGATGGAGACGTCGACGAAATCAAAAAAATTGCTCAGTCTAGTGGTGTTAACCATCTTGACCATGCAGTGAGTGATTTAGCATATATGTAgttatttaattttcagttctcACTGTTTTAAGGGTTATATATGTGGACTCAACTTTGTATGATATGGTGTAAATCATTTGCAGATCATTCGGCTCGCAAGGAAACTTCCAACTGGCGACGTGAGTGCATTAAAGACTGCCACGGCCGAAGATGACGAGGAACCACTGGACGAAAATGACCTGACTTAACTTCTAGTAGTGTTCTATTTATACAGCATTGGTGCAGAACCTATTACTAGTTGATGAGTGAATTGAATTGTTTGGTGTATATtgatttttgtataaaaatataCTGTTCTTTTTACTGGGTATATATATGCATATTGAAATTGAAATGCAGGTAATAAGAGGGATGTTATTCAATCAATCTAAATGATATATCACTTAGATTTTAGATTTTATGTATGTTGATATTTGGTTAGTGGCACTAATGATCACTTATTAGTTGCTATTAAAAAACATGTTAGTTGCTAATTAGCCTGTATGTTTATAACTGTTACAATGATGGTAGTTTTAATGTGTTTCGGAGACAACAAAAAAGTTTGGAGTCAAATCTTATTCTCACAACACATTCAATACAAATTATATAAAACCAAGAAACCACCAACAAACTTCACTTTTCATCATTCTCTTCCATCCAAAACCAAGAAAACAAACCCAAGAACACaaatctctctctctttctctcccatTCTCTCTCTGCCATGGAAAACACCAACCACTAtcctcatttcctcatcatcacACTCATCTTCTTCACAACCTTCACACCATGCACTAGCTCCACAACCACCACCAACACCACACCATCATCAGCAACACCATCTCCACCATTGCCAACTCAAGAACTAAACAACATTCTTGACGCACTCATAGGCTCAGGAGACACAACCATAACCAAATGGCTAAGCATCTTATCAATGTCAAACCCATCACTAAGCCTAACACTCTTCATCCCTCAACAAACACTCTCACCATCCTCCACACTAGACCCCTTCACTTTCCCATACCATATCGTCCCACAACGTCTCTCCTTCGccgacctcctcctcctccctcGCTACTCCCGCCTCCCCACTCTCCTCCCCGGTAAAACCATCGCCATCACCGATAACTCCATCGGCAACTTCACCATCGACGATGTCCTCCTCACTCATCCTGATCTTTATAACACTTCTTCGCTCGCTGTTCATGGCATTGAGAGGCTTCTTGATTACTCTACCTTTGGTGATGATGCATCCATGATGCCTAATTCGCCTAACTTTTTGCCCGTCGGAGAAACATGGAAGTCGGACGCGTTCTCGGCCGCCGTTAGTATCTTCTTGTTGGTTATATGTTTTGTTCTTCAACAACTCATCTTCTTTGTGTAATACATCGATCAATGCGGATACATGttgagtttttctttcttttttttgctttCTTGAATGCATGTATATGATTTTGTAGTGTATAATATTCAAGAATGTGATTGaaattttattagaattttacTAATGTTTTCATACTTAGTGTATATATGTTTTGATGGTTTTGAATGTTAATAATTTTGTGTATGAAATTGATTTTAGTTTAATAGTAGAGTTTTGAGTTTTTATCTCTAGGATTGATTTAGTTTTAGAGTTATTGTTTAATCTGTTtttgataaatatatttatatatttaaatgcaAAACTTAGCATTCCGAGTTACTTTTTTAGTCTGtatcaattttataaaatcaaCTTTTGGTAGGAAGTAATcaaaattatttggaaaatagtttttaatattaaaggttGTTCTTTTATCATTACTGCACTTGCTCACGTTTGAAAGCTTCGCAATGAGAATAGTTTGAGATTTAGTAAATCAATCTTAGGAAGAAAGATATGATGTATGTGAGTTGGTTTGGATCGAGTTATAAATGGGTTGAGTTCTATGGTCAtgcataatataaaaataataacttttattaattttttcaattctaaaaaaaattgtgacacaattaaatttaattacacacattttcaaattttaaactaGACGACACATATCATATAATATAATGtctaataaattaaaaatccaTATACCATCATAACATTTAGTAATAGTAGCAAattctgaaagaaaaaaaaaaacatgtaatttttataaaatcataAGTTAAAAATGCACAAAAACAAAATAAGCAATAACACTTAATTTTAaagttatataaattaatttgtcAAATACTATCGATACAGTAGAAAAATTGGTCCTGAatgaaaaattagaaaaaattctactccctccgttttttattataagtcgttttggaaaaaaaaattatatttaaatataagtcgttttgCAATTTCAATggataattaatgttatttttcctattatattcttaaatatttattattctctttccattcaattatataaatttatcttccacatgtcattaatgaaggataattttgtaaaaaccttcataatttatcattttcatacaacaattattatttttcttaatctgtgtgaaaagtctaaaacgacttataataaaaaacggagggagtaatcaGTATTCGTAATTTAATTTTGCtttttcatttaaaataataaaaatataaaaaaagtattAATTCCACATTAATGGATCTACAAGTTCAAAAACTCAAATTCAATACCCAAATTAAAGTTATATAAATTCAAAAACTCAAATTCAATACTCGAACTACTAAATATATACAGGTTGTCGCAGGTTGGATCAGATACACCTGAAAATGAATAGATTTGAATAATTATTGATTTGGTTAGATTTAGATTAGGAGGTTTGCGGATAAACCAGTGAACAGTCTTAATTAgagaaacaaaaatttaaaaaaaaaaaaaagactatttAAGCACAATGAGtaaaaaaaactcaataaaaGTCAACTTTCATACAAAAATCTGAAGACTAAATCAGAGAACAAGTAACCTCTATCGACTACGTGGCATGTGCAACTTATAAAATTGAAACACAGGTAATGGTAATATAAGACATGAAAGACATGTgaaagtttttattattttatttcatctcCACTACCAAACTATGAAGCACGGATACCTCTAAGAATAGGCGTGTCACGGTGTCCGACACTTATATGACACCCGTACGACACGTGTCGGAAAAGTCAGATAAGTGTCGGAAAAGTCAAACAAGTGTctcccaattttttttttattgtttcgaCACTCTTTAAATCGATGTCGGACATTCGTATGACACTCGTACAACACGTGTcgaacaattcaaacaaagttttcaaaaatatttgttGTCAACGTACCTTACACATCTTTTAGACATGTATTGAAAaaatattatcaatgaaaaattaaagACATTAATTTTCATTAGaacatttttaacatttttaataatataatagatAGATAATTGAAGCTTAAATTCTATCGTATATATAGCGATGTCAGTGTCCTATGTTTTTGATATTATCGATATCGAAGTGTCTGTGTCGTGTCGTGTTGCGGTGCCCGTGTCGGAGTCCATGCTTCATAGCTACCGAGTCATAATTTTGATTGATCTAAAATCTACAAAATTGATAATtcattatgattaaaaaaaaaacttgttattTAGTTCTTTTCATAAAATTCAAAGACTCGTCAACCAAATGACTTAGAGGTCTTTCTTAATCTCTATACCATATTTAAGACTACAAAACATAGAAGAACAATTGTTAATGATTATATGAAGATTCAAGTTGTCTTTGCTTATCTCTTTTCATTGTCTTCTAAGTATCTTGAAGAGTGGTTGTTAATGATTCCACACCGATCCAAGTTGTTTTATGTTGGGAGTCTATTTTAGAAATTCGGTGGTGCGTGAGAGATGCATGGAATAGGTTAAGAAATTCTCATCTTTTTACTACCCGGCGCATTTTTCCCACCATTTTCACCTCCGCCTCTCTCACTCCCATGCTTATGAACCAACTCTTAAACTATAAGCCTCCTGATATGATTTAAACCTCCAACACTATTTGACTACCCGAGAAATATTGAACTCCAGTATCCTTCTCACCCCAATCCCCATAGTCTTGACCAAGATAGACTTTACTAGTGCATCTTGTGAAGCTTCCAAGGTTCCTCATTTTCCCCAAAGAAAATATTCTAAAAGaaatttaattttagaaatatttataGGATTGATCACCTTGTCACATTACTTGAAgactttaaatatttcaattatatttggATAGTTGATGTATCATGAAGTTTGAAGCAGTTGAATCAAATATGAAAAGGAGAAAAAAGTTAAATAAGAGACAAGAAGCATCTTTTGAAGTCCTCTATTTTGAAGGTCAGCataaaatgaagatgaagatagtTCATATAAATATCCTTCGAAAGAAGAAGAGattgataaaaatataaaaagcaATAAGCTTTGAGTGGGCTAAATCGCAGTCAACGTTGATCCTTCTATTTGAGTTAGTCAAAGCTTTAGTTTAAGCAATGAAGTAGCTAAGACTTAAGCCAAGATGTTCCGAATGTATGCCTATTCCATTTCAATAGTATATAGCTAAGGAGATTTTAAAATTTCTATCAAGACAAGTTTATCTTATCGGAAGATCCTTAAGACGAGAAAAAAAGATGTATCCAATCATATttgaatgtattatgatttttttatataagatTTATTGTTTACTAACTTTACTTGTGTAGCAAGTTAGATCCTAGATCATCGTAATTGACATAATCATTCCTCTTTCTACCCTTAATTTTCTTGTAGTATACCTAATTCATTGTAATTATTTACAGGGTATAGTGTATTTATAAGAGTTCCCTGATCCCTAGGGTTTTCTTGGAAAAGGTCTTTGTCCACCTAGTCAAGAGGTGGACAATTGAATCCCTATTTCTAAGAGAAACGTGGGTCGGTAATGATTGTGACTTTTCTTTATGCAAAACACGTGTTATCCCACATTTCTTATCTCTAGGGCGAGGAAAACATAGGGGAGAGACAATACCTCCCTTCATGCAGCGTTGCCCTTTCTTAGGGTGGTCCCAAGTTGTCGCCCTAGGCAAGGTTATATGCAGATATAACACTACACTTACTAATAATTATTTCAGAATACTTTTACTATACACTTACTGATATTTCATTTAAGTCATTTTCAAGCATAGATCCTCCATCATTTTCCAAGTATCGCAGACTAGAAACGTGTTGACGACTACATTGAGGATTTGCCTCGTGCATGCCAGTTTATCCCACTCAGGGTTAAGCTGGTGACTAAgtcttacaaatttttttatcatatcCTAAAAGATGATATATATTTCACAACGTACGGTGAGCACCGTCAAACACGACTGTTGGAAGCGATATTCTAGTACTCTTGATGTTTGGCTTGTGGGACTCTACTTATGTACCTACATCTAATTGAGCAAGTACTTAAACAGTTTGGATATTTGCATGGTATGCCTAGGGACTCCATAATTTTTTCTCCTGCCACTGTCCTCCATAGAAAAGTCGATGCAATATTTGCATACTACGATGAACATCTGATGTCAGCAGTGTGTTAATTCCTCGTCTATGGAGTATGATATACAATTGCATTCAATAATTTTATAGTGTGTCTCATCCTTACATGACACAAGGGTCAAAAAGAGATCCCCCTAAGACAGCTTAATTAGGAGTTACTATAAAATGATTAGACAAGGGCGGGCCATGCCATAGATGTATTGTCGATATGTCACCGTATTATTGCTATCGAGAGAGAGGTCATAGCTAGATAAGAGTTTTAAGAAGACACTCATGAGAAGACAATCTTAGTTGAGGCACGACATGTATTGCAAGTATAGGAGGTAGAGGAGGAACAAGAGTGCTAGATATACACAGTAGTagttgtatttttatttatattatgtaaacaatttgaaaatttgtatggttaaTTGTTTTTTATGAATAACAAATGTATAATTTTTGAACGAGtttatgaaaatttgattttagtTATGTCTTACTTAAGTGTATGGTTTATTGTGTGAATAATGAATGCAGTTATGTCTTACTTAAGTGTGTGGTATATTGTGTGAATAATGAAAGCACTGCCAAATGATATGAAAATTTCTTCCTAAATACCGTCAAAAAGGTTCATAATTCTATCCAGGAATATGTCCAAATTTTGAAATCCGGATGCACCCTATTGTTCTAAATAAATACTCAAACCATGCATAAAATTATGCACCCTATTGTTCTAAGTAAATACTTAAATCATACATAAGATTATGTCAAAATTTTAAAATCTGAATTCATCTATGTTTAACACGCACAAGCAAAACACACATACAATATTACTTTAAGAGTGAAACAGGAGATTAAAATCcagactaatattttttattggatGTGTATCTTTCAGATGAATAAAATTCTGTATAATTGGTGCGTCCaaattttaaaatctaaataGTGGGATACTTGGGATTTCATAGGGTTAGTGATCCCTACATGGAGTGTACTGAACACAATACTCAAATTTTCCATCGCATTTGAAGGCAGATAAAATTGGGCCAAAATGATAATCTCGACTGACTAGATgcctattttatataaattttaaaattttgtataagtaaaataaatagaaaaatacttattaaaataaaattatcataCACAAGTATATTCAAGTAAAATATATTGAATTGTGAGTAATGCAAATAGTATTCATTAAATATTACAACTggaaaaaaaaaatgtattgagTAGAGTTCTTTTATTGTAACAGTTGCATTTTGTTTATGTGTATATACATAATTTAGAGAGAAAGGAAACAAAATGTAAAACCTAAATCCACTAAAAGCTTAAAGGCTTGACCTTAAAAAGCCAAATCCAAGGAAGATTTAACAGGGTCAATGGCAAAATGCATCTGTAATTGGGTCAATGATAATTGTAGGCAAGTACCAAAATTTTATCTAGGCTTCTTTCACCCAGAAACTTCATCAGTTTGATTTATCGCTAAAAGAATGAACCTAACTTGTGACTAAATTGAAAGTCAGAAAGAATTGAGATCTTATTCTTGTTCTACCTACAAACTTTTCTGGATCTCATCCATTAGTGACATCAATGTCGTTTTCCACTCAGAGCACTGTGagtccaagataagtaacttgcGCAACAAGTTTAGCTCGTCAAGACTTGCCTTTTGTAGTATTGGTTTCATCTCTTCAAGAGAATGACAACTTCCTCCTATATTGTTATCCTTTGTATGATCAATCAAATTGATACCGAAAACTTTGATGTTGACGTTATTATCTAAAGGGCTACTTGAACAACATAGGACGTTACAGTTATCGATGACACTGCCTGGAGATGTAGGGAAAACTTTGTGATTCCAATACTCTGCACACTGATGACCGGGATCTTGACCTTCAATGGCCTGAAAATGTTCGTTGGAACATAAGTGAACATATTCAAGAAGCTGCCCAAAAACATAAATAAGAGTCATGTGTTTACATTACCTGAATAATGGACGGCGAAAGGAAGCCAAACATTCTAAGACCGTTAATGCTGTTCAGAAGCTCTAAGGAAGGAAGTTCACGTTCACCTCGATTCCTTCGCTCAATAACTTCATTATGAAGTCGTTTTAGAACTGATTCCCAACACTTATCTGCTGAGGTGTCTGTAAAAGTGTCGCTCGGACATTCTTCCATTGTAACCTGAAACATTTAATGGAAGTAAGAAAGAAATATACTTGAACTTGAAATAGGGTGCGTTCAAATAGCACtactttaatttattttcactttatAAGACTCCTAATCCAAAACAAATAGGGAAACAAGGTCAACAAGTATGATACCTTGAAAAGAGGGCCAAGAAGTCCAGCATCAATGACTTCAGAAACATAGCTACATATTCTTGTTGGATTGAGTATATTAAAGAAATTAACTCGACTCTTGAATCCTTCAAAAGTAAAACAATTTAAAGTTAAACTTCCAAGTATTTAATCAATGGTAAAATCTAAGAACGGAAAAGATCTGACAACAGCATACCTTTTGGATATATTGCATTCTTACTGGACCATGGCTTTCCATGAACAACAGATCCCAAACTTATAGGCTTGACAGAAGCACCAAAAATTTGCATTAGGCAGCTCTCTTGCGTCAAAGATATACTCGTATTTTCACACGCAATTTTGGGTTTCTTTCTTGATTCTGAATCAATTTGCAGATCCATCTCATATTTTCCACCATCGGATGTACAAGAATAGTGAATAATATCCCTTGAACATGATGAAACTTCTGTCTTCACAACAGAAAATGAACGCGATAGGTCACCGATACCAACAAGTTCCATGTTGTTTTGTTCCTTTTTGCTCTCTAAAGAGCTTACTTTTTCCTCTGGTGAATCACCTTTCTCTTGATGGTTCTCAGCAATATGCAGCAAATGCTTTTCATTTCCACCAGATATAAGATCAAGGTTCAAATCTAGAGAAGCTGCGTGGTCCGCCGTATCTTTGTCTACAATTATTTTATTGTCATTATCACTATCTATACTTTCATTTGGTGCACTAAGAGTTATAGGGTGAGATTCGCACTGCATCGGCTCTGACGAAACATTAATATTTGAACTATCCTTGGTTTCTCCGAGACCTTTGTCTCCCTCCACCTCGTTGGCCTCAGCAGAAACCATTCCGAAGTTTCTATTTTCCCATAATTCGAGAGCATGTGAATCTCCTTCTAGTGCTTCAAGCAATTTGTTTAGCTCATTCATATTATGTCGAAGTAGAACAAATCTTTTGTCCATTTCGCATGAGCAGAGCGAACTTGCGTGCTTAAGACAGGAATATCTATCAGGAGAGCACTCACAACCTACAGCAGATAGGTATAAGTCATAGAAACAAGAGAAGCATTCTTTTTCTGTATGCAAATCAAAGTCATTGGCCATCTTCCGCAAATTAAAATGATTTGGAAGACAGGCTAGCCTCTCTTCTTCCATCCTTATCCTTGCCTGTCACAAAAATGGGTAACCGTAAATAAGGAATCAGATTTCTGCGCAGTAACTAaacaaaattattctaaaaaataaatagaaactaAATCATTCTAAAAATGCTACCTTAAATGCATTAGTAAGAACTCCATCTTTCCCACATACGCTTTTCCATTTCAAGTTTTTTGGACTTTCCTTTCCGTGAAGAGTTAACTCTGCAAGGGCTCGTATAGCTTCTAATGATGATCCAAATAAGAGCTTGTCATGTGACAATGATGTCTTACGGCGTTGTAAACTGTATAGCTCAACAGCATTCAGGCCATGCATTAACCAATCAACAGGAGCTACATTCACTGCTTCTGCACAGTTGAAACCACAATTGAACCCAGAGTGGTACCCCCTTGGAAAGGTAATGACAAATTCCCCAGAATGCTGAACAGTGCGATAAACGGGAACTCCCTCAGATTGAAGAATTGATGGAGATAATTGAGTAACCTGCTCAAggatgaaaaatcaaaatttcGCTAAAGCAAACGTCATCgataaaatatacattttacaCATGGAACCAATAAAGTATCGCTAAAGCAACCAACAACTAAAAGTACTAGCCAACAACTGAAACGATAATGATTAAGGAAGGTACAAGTCATAGCATTATACCAGATCATTGAGTAGATTAGGTTGTTCTTCAAACAAATCAGGCAAGTGCTTCTTCATTGCATCTTCAAAAGGAGAAGCATGGCTTCCAGGTACTCCATACCATATTTTGGGGTCACCCCAGTGTAGATAATTAAGCGAATAGAGGTGATGATCCTCAACATGCTGTTACAAGCAGGAAATGGTGACAATGTGTTATCTTTCTAGGAAACTATTTGGGTTGGAAAGTAAAATTCAAGATAAAGCCACGCTATTTTCTATTTTGAATGGCAAAGACACGCTATTATAAAggtaaataaaaattgataatatTTCATGCCGTATCTTAAACTTTGCGTGTTCATCGCTTACCCAGCAAAATGATGAAAAGCACATGCCAACATACAGCCATGGAACTAGTACTCCTGAGAtgtcacttccttcgaaacttaGTACAGAACCTGGTAGTCGTGGGAAGTTATT from Vicia villosa cultivar HV-30 ecotype Madison, WI linkage group LG4, Vvil1.0, whole genome shotgun sequence encodes the following:
- the LOC131597069 gene encoding fasciclin-like arabinogalactan protein 21, encoding MENTNHYPHFLIITLIFFTTFTPCTSSTTTTNTTPSSATPSPPLPTQELNNILDALIGSGDTTITKWLSILSMSNPSLSLTLFIPQQTLSPSSTLDPFTFPYHIVPQRLSFADLLLLPRYSRLPTLLPGKTIAITDNSIGNFTIDDVLLTHPDLYNTSSLAVHGIERLLDYSTFGDDASMMPNSPNFLPVGETWKSDAFSAAVSIFLLVICFVLQQLIFFV
- the LOC131594706 gene encoding lysine-specific demethylase JMJ15-like gives rise to the protein MEQLKLDANSDAKEDGPLRHKPKKNNALEASESLRSKKISARWDPAEPCRPIIDEAPVFHPTIEEFEDTLSYIAKIRPLAEPYGICRIVPPACWVPPCLLKEKDIWENAEFSTRIQQIDLLQNREPMRKKSRGRKRKRRKNSKTGTCRRVSNSASEANKACEAEEKYGFQSGSDFTFKDFQQYASYFKECYFGLKDANDGDKLSDINRQKRPEPSEEEIEGEYWRIVEQPTDEVEVFYGADLETGVFGSGFPKASSSLTKGYLDQYALSGWNLNNFPRLPGSVLSFEGSDISGVLVPWLYVGMCFSSFCWHVEDHHLYSLNYLHWGDPKIWYGVPGSHASPFEDAMKKHLPDLFEEQPNLLNDLVTQLSPSILQSEGVPVYRTVQHSGEFVITFPRGYHSGFNCGFNCAEAVNVAPVDWLMHGLNAVELYSLQRRKTSLSHDKLLFGSSLEAIRALAELTLHGKESPKNLKWKSVCGKDGVLTNAFKARIRMEEERLACLPNHFNLRKMANDFDLHTEKECFSCFYDLYLSAVGCECSPDRYSCLKHASSLCSCEMDKRFVLLRHNMNELNKLLEALEGDSHALELWENRNFGMVSAEANEVEGDKGLGETKDSSNINVSSEPMQCESHPITLSAPNESIDSDNDNKIIVDKDTADHAASLDLNLDLISGGNEKHLLHIAENHQEKGDSPEEKVSSLESKKEQNNMELVGIGDLSRSFSVVKTEVSSCSRDIIHYSCTSDGGKYEMDLQIDSESRKKPKIACENTSISLTQESCLMQIFGASVKPISLGSVVHGKPWSSKNAIYPKGFKSRVNFFNILNPTRICSYVSEVIDAGLLGPLFKVTMEECPSDTFTDTSADKCWESVLKRLHNEVIERRNRGERELPSLELLNSINGLRMFGFLSPSIIQAIEGQDPGHQCAEYWNHKVFPTSPGSVIDNCNVLCCSSSPLDNNVNIKVFGINLIDHTKDNNIGGSCHSLEEMKPILQKASLDELNLLRKLLILDSQCSEWKTTLMSLMDEIQKSL